In Doryrhamphus excisus isolate RoL2022-K1 chromosome 7, RoL_Dexc_1.0, whole genome shotgun sequence, one genomic interval encodes:
- the si:zfos-1056e6.1 gene encoding uncharacterized protein si:zfos-1056e6.1: MSNVSFEQPTRVSKTWIALRRLDKNDDRVVALREVSIPPTADVPAIVQIIAASFGLSSSDVIFKIRNQRGSLIPLNGSIPANSKHMPYLLEVAKIFQHVHPTPKSIPMTVINKSMKTRLHTIDKRIQRLEELLPQIKLRRSEKVTQEIECLNQKLMFLHKRMQVADSHTWKGMLTRAPLW; the protein is encoded by the exons ATGTCTAATGTGAGTTTTGAGCAACCAACGCGTGTCTCCAAGACTTGGATCGCTCTCAGAAGACTTGACAAAAACG ATGACAGAGTGGTGGCTCTGCGTGAGGTCTCCATCCCTCCGACGGCCGACGTGCCCGCCATCGTGCAG aTCATCGCCGCTTCCTTCGGCCTCAGCTCCTCGGACGTCATCTTCAAG atcAGGAACCAACGTGGGAGTCTGATACCTTTGAACGGCTCCATCCCTGCGAACAGCAAGCACAT GCCTTATTTGCTCGAGGTGGCCAAGATCTTTCAGCATG TGCATCCGACCCCTAAAAGCATCCCCATGACCGTGATCAACAAGAGCATGAAGACCAGGCTGCACACCATCGACAAAAGG ATCCAAAGACTGGAAGAGCTTCTGCCTCAGATCAAACTCAGACGCAGTGAAAAAGTCACCCAG GAAATCGAATGTCTCAACCAGAAGTTGATGTTTCTTCATAAGAGAATGCAG GTGGCGGATTCGCACACGTGGAAAGGAATGCTAACCCGAGCGCCCCTGTGGTGA